Proteins encoded in a region of the Solanum dulcamara chromosome 9, daSolDulc1.2, whole genome shotgun sequence genome:
- the LOC129903399 gene encoding short-chain dehydrogenase/reductase 2b-like: MGDASRYAVVTGANKGIGFETVKQLANSGVTVVLTARNEKRGIEATSFLNEQGFPNVVFHQLDVQDAQSIESLAKFIRTQYGRLDILVNNAGASGVVVDEDVLRALNVDPEDWLAGKAVDVIQVAMKTTYESAKLCLDTNYYGVKNVTEALLPLLQNSPSARIVNVSSLRSELKRVPNEERRKELGDIENLTEDKIDKILQNFLYDLKQDALEVNGWQMMLPAYSISKVSLNAYTRILARKYLKMCINCVHPGYVNTDINWHTGTMPVEEGAEGPVMLALLPDGGHTGCYFDRTVVAEF, translated from the exons ATGGGGGATGCTAGTAGGTATGCAGTAGTTACAGGAGCAAACAAGGGAATTGGCTTTGAGACTGTCAAGCAGCTCGCAAATTCAGGTGTAACGGTTGTCTTAACAGCCAGAAACGAAAAGAGGGGAATTGAAGCAACATCCTTTCTGAATGAACAAGGTTTTCCGAATGTTGTCTTTCATCAGCTTGATGTTCAAGATGCTCAGAGCATTGAGTCCTTAGCAAAGTTCATACGAACACAATATGGGAGGCTTGATATTCTG GTAAATAATGCTGGAGCTTCTGGAGTCGTAGTTGATGAAGATGTCCTAAGGGCCTTGAATGTAGATCCTGAAGACTGG TTAGCAGGGAAAGCTGTCGATGTGATTCAAGTTGCGATGAAAACAACTTATGAGAGTGCCAAATTATGCTTGGACACTAATTACTATGGTGTTAAGAATGTTACTGAAGCTCTTCTTCCACTGCTGCAAAATTCTCCTTCAGCAAGAATTGTTAATGTCTCCTCCCTTAGAAGTGAATTAAAG CGAGTACCAAATGAGGAGAGGAGAAAAGAGCTCGGAGATATTGAAAATCTGACAGAAGATAAAATCGACAAGATTCTGCAGAATTTTTTGTATGATTTGAAACAAGATGCTCTTGAGGTAAACGGTTGGCAGATGATGCTACCAGCATATAGCATATCAAAAGTATCACTCAATGCTTACACTCGAATTCTTGCaagaaagtacctgaaaatGTGTATCAACTGTGTCCATCCTGGATACGTCAACACGGATATAAACTGGCATACAGGAACAATGCCTGTCGAAGAAGGAGCTGAAGGACCTGTCATGTTAGCTCTTTTGCCTGATGGAGGACATACTGGTTGCTACTTTGATCGTACAGTAGTCGCCGAGTTTTAG